A DNA window from Brassica napus cultivar Da-Ae chromosome A4, Da-Ae, whole genome shotgun sequence contains the following coding sequences:
- the LOC106420801 gene encoding probable sugar phosphate/phosphate translocator At2g25520 — translation MGKGRALSDGVIKKILLSYTYVAIWIFLSFTVIVYNKYILDKKLYNWPYPITLTMIHMAFCSSLAIILIKLFKIVDPVSMSRDTYLRSVVPIGALYSLSLWLSNSAYIYLSVSFIQMLKALMPVAVYSIGVLLKKEAFKSRTMTNMLSISFGVAVAAYGEAKFDVWGVVLQLGAVAFEATRLVLIQILLTSKGINLNPITSLYYVAPCCFVFLSVPWIFVELPVLREASSVRFDFVVFGTNSVCAFALNLAVFLLVGKTSALTMNIAGVVKDWLLIAFSWSVIKDTVTPLNLFGYGLAFLGVGYYNHCKLQALKAKDAQKKVQASDEEAGKLLDVRESERNETKD, via the coding sequence ATGGGGAAAGGTCGTGCACTAAGCGACGGAGTGATAAAAAAGATCCTCCTCTCCTACACCTACGTGGCAATCTGGATCTTCCTCAGCTTCACCGTGATCGTCTACAACAAATACATCCTCGACAAGAAGCTCTACAACTGGCCTTACCCCATCACACTCACCATGATCCACATGGCCTTCTGCTCCTCCTTAGCCATTATCCTCATCAAACTCTTCAAGATCGTCGACCCCGTCTCCATGTCCCGCGACACCTACCTCAGATCCGTCGTCCCCATCGGCGCGCTCTACTCGCTCTCCCTCTGGCTCTCCAACTCCGCCTACATCTACCTCTCCGTCTCCTTCATCCAGATGCTCAAGGCCCTCATGCCCGTCGCCGTCTACTCCATCGGTGTCTTGCTGAAGAAGGAAGCGTTCAAGTCCCGGACCATGACCAACATGCTCTCCATCTCCTTCGGCGTCGCGGTCGCTGCCTACGGAGAGGCGAAGTTCGATGTCTGGGGCGTTGTGCTTCAGCTTGGGGCCGTTGCTTTCGAAGCCACGAGGTTGGTTCTGATTCAGATCTTGCTTACTTCCAAAGGAATCAATCTAAACCCCATCACTTCTCTTTATTACGTGGCTCCTTGCTGTTTTGTTTTTCTGTCCGTGCCTTGGATCTTTGTGGAGCTTCCGGTTCTGAGAGAGGCTTCGAGTGTCCGTTTCGATTTTGTCGTTTTCGGGACAAACTCGGTATGCGCGTTTGCGTTGAACCTTGCTGTGTTTCTCCTCGTTGGGAAGACTTCTGCGTTGACTATGAATATCGCTGGCGTCGTGAAGGACTGGCTATTGATCGCTTTCTCCTGGTCTGTGATTAAGGATACGGTCACGCCGTTGAATCTTTTTGGGTACGGGCTTGCGTTTTTGGGTGTTGGGTATTATAATCATTGCAAGTTGCAGGCCTTGAAGGCGAAAGATGCTCAGAAGAAGGTTCAGGCGAGTGATGAAGAAGCTGGGAAGCTTTTGGATGTGAGGGAGAGTGAACGTAACGAAACTAAAGATTGA